The following coding sequences are from one Pongo abelii isolate AG06213 chromosome 3, NHGRI_mPonAbe1-v2.0_pri, whole genome shotgun sequence window:
- the PCDH7 gene encoding protocadherin-7 isoform X9, translating to MLRMRTAGWARGWCLGCCLLLPLSLSLAAAKQLLRYRLAEEGPADVRIGNVASDLGIVTGSGEVTFSLESGSEYLKIDNLTGELSTSERRIDREKLPQCQMIFDENECFLDFEVSVIGPSQSWVDLFEGRVIVLDINDNTPTFPSPVLTLTVEENRPVGTLYLLPTATDRDFGRNGIERYELLQEPGGGGSGGESRRAGAADSAPYPGGGGNGASGGGSGGSKRRLDAPEGGGGTNPGGRSSVFELQVADTPDGEKQPQLIVKGALDREQRDSYELTLRVRDGGDPPRSSQAILRVLITDVNDNSPRFEKSVYEADLAENSAPGTPILQLRAADLDVGVNGQIEYVFGAATESVRRLLRLDETSGWLSVLHRIDREEVNQLRFTVMARDRGQPPKTDKATVVLNIKDENDNVPSIEIRKIGRIPLKDGVANVAEDVLVDTPIALVQVSDRDQGENGVVTCTVVGDVPFQLKPASDTEGDQNKKKYFLHTSTPLDYEATREFNVVIVAVDSGSPSLSSNNSLIVKVGDTNDNPPVFGQSVVEVYFPENNIPGERVATVLATDADSGKNAEIAYSLDSSVMGIFAIDPDSGDILVNTVLDREQTDRYEFKVNAKDKGIPVLQGSTTVIVQVADKNDNDPKFMQDVFTFYVKENLQPNSPVGMVTVMDADKGRNAEMSLYIEENNNIFSIENDTGTIYSTMSFDREHQTTYTFRVKAVDGGDPPRSATATVSLFVMDENDNAPTVTLPRNISYTLLPPSSNVRTVVATVLATDSDDGINADLNYSIVGGNPFKLFEIDPTSGVVSLVGKLTQKHYGLHRLVVQVNDSGQPSQSTTTLVHVFVNESVSNATVIDSQIARSLQTPLTQDIAGDPSYEISKQRLSIVIGVVAGIMTVILIILIVVMARYCRSKNKNGYEAGKKDHEDFFTPQQHDKSKKPKKDKKNKKSKQPLYSSIVTVEASKPNGQRYDSVNEKLSDSPSMGRYRSVNGGPGSPDLARHYKSSSPLPTVQLHPQSPTAGKKHQAVQDLPPANTFVGAGDNISIGSDHCSEYSCQTNNKYSKQIQGLFQM from the coding sequence ATGCTGAGGATGCGGACCGCGGGATGGGCGCGCGGCTGGTGCTTGGGCTGCTGCCTCCTCCTGCCGCTCTCGCTCAGCCTGGCGGCCGCCAAGCAACTCCTCCGGTACCGGCTGGCCGAGGAGGGCCCCGCCGACGTCCGCATCGGCAACGTGGCTTCAGACCTGGGCATCGTGACTGGATCGGGTGAGGTGACTTTCAGCCTGGAGTCCGGCTCCGAGTACCTGAAGATCGACAACCTCACGGGCGAGCTGAGCACGAGCGAGCGGCGCATCGACCGCGAGAAGCTGCCCCAGTGTCAGATGATCTTCGACGAGAACGAGTGCTTCCTGGACTTCGAGGTGTCGGTGATCGGGCCCTCGCAGAGCTGGGTGGACCTGTTTGAGGGTCGGGTCATCGTGCTTGACATCAACGACAACACGCCCACCTTCCCGTCGCCCGTGCTCACGCTCACCGTGGAGGAGAATCGGCCGGTGGGCACACTTTACCTGCTGCCCACAGCCACCGACCGCGACTTCGGCCGCAACGGCATCGAGCGCTACGAGCTGCTCCAGGAGCCCggaggcggcggcagcggcggcgagAGCCGGCGCGCCGGGGCGGCCGACAGCGCCCCCTACCCCGGGGGCGGCGGGAACGGCGCGAGCGGCGGCGGCTCGGGAGGCTCCAAGCGGCGGCTGGACGCACCAGAGGGCGGCGGCGGCACCAACCCCGGCGGCCGCAGCAGCGTGTTCGAGCTGCAGGTGGCGGACACCCCGGACGGCGAGAAGCAGCCGCAGCTGATCGTGAAGGGGGCGCTGGACCGCGAGCAGCGCGACTCCTACGAGCTGACTCTGCGGGTGCGCGACGGCGGCGACCCGCCTCGCTCCTCGCAGGCCATCCTACGGGTCCTCATCACCGACGTGAACGACAACAGCCCCCGCTTCGAGAAGAGCGTGTACGAGGCCGACTTGGCTGAGAACAGCGCCCCGGGGACCCCCATCCTGCAACTGCGCGCAGCCGACTTGGACGTGGGGGTCAACGGGCAGATCGAGTACGTGTTCGGGGCGGCCACCGAGTCGGTGAGGCGGCTGCTGCGCCTTGACGAGACGTCCGGCTGGCTCAGCGTCCTGCACCGGATCGACCGCGAGGAGGTGAACCAGCTGCGCTTCACGGTCATGGCCCGCGACCGCGGGCAGCCCCCCAAGACCGACAAGGCCACCGTGGTCCTTAACATCAAAGACGAGAACGACAACGTGCCGTCCATTGAAATCCGCAAGATTGGGCGCATCCCCCTCAAGGACGGGGTGGCTAATGTGGCGGAGGACGTTCTGGTCGACACCCCCATCGCTCTGGTGCAGGTGTCCGACCGAGACCAAGGCGAGAACGGGGTGGTCACCTGCACCGTGGTGGGCGACGTGCCCTTCCAGCTCAAGCCAGCCAGCGACACCGAGGGCGACCAGAACAAGAAAAAGTACTTCTTGCACACCTCGACCCCTCTGGACTATGAGGCCACCCGGGAGTTCAACGTGGTCATCGTGGCGGTGGACTCAGGCAGCCCCAGCCTCTCGAGCAACAACTCCCTGATTGTCAAGGTGGGAGACACCAACGACAACCCGCCCGTGTTCGGCCAGTCGGTGGTGGAGGTTTACTTCCCTGAGAACAACATCCCAGGCGAGAGGGTGGCCACAGTGCTGGCGACAGACGCAGACAGCGGAAAGAACGCCGAGATCGCCTACTCGCTGGACTCCTCTGTGATGGGGATCTTTGCCATCGATCCCGATTCTGGGGACATCCTGGTCAATACCGTGCTGGACCGCGAGCAGACTGACAGGTATGAGTTTAAAGTTAACGCCAAAGACAAAGGCATCCCCGTGCTGCAGGGCAGCACTACGGTGATTGTGCAGGTGGCTGATAAGAATGACAATGACCCTAAGTTTATGCAGGACGTCTTCACCTTTTATGTGAAAGAAAACTTGCAGCCCAACAGCCCTGTGGGGATGGTCACCGTGATGGATGCTGACAAGGGGCGGAATGCAGAGATGAGCCTGTACATAGAGGAGAAcaataacattttttctattGAAAATGACACGGGGACCATTTACTCCACAATGTCTTTTGACCGGGAACATCAGACCACGTACACTTTCAGAGTCAAGGCTGTGGATGGGGGAGATCCTCCCAGATCTGCCACAGCTACAGTCTCGCTTTTTGTGATGGATGAAAATGACAATGCTCCCACAGTTACCCTTCCCAGAAACATTTCCTACACTTTACTGCCACCTTCGAGTAATGTCAGGACAGTAGTAGCTACAGTGTTGGCAACAGACAGTGACGATGGCATCAATGCAGACCTGAACTACAGCATTGTGGGAGGAAATCCCTTCAAGCTGTTTGAAATTGATCCCACTAGTGGTGTGGTTTCCTTAGTGGGAAAACTCACCCAAAAGCATTATGGTTTGCACAGGTTGGTGGTGCAAGTGAATGACAGTGGGCAGCCTTCCCAGTCCACCACGACTCTGGTGCATGTGTTTGTCAATGAAAGTGTTTCTAATGCAACTGTGATTGACTCCCAGATAGCTAGAAGTTTGCAGACCCCACTCACCCAGGATATAGCTGGTGACCCAAGCTATGAAATTAGCAAACAGAGACTCAGTATTGTCATTGGCGTGGTTGCTGGCATTATGACGGTGATTCTAATCATCTTAATTGTAGTGATGGCAAGGTACTGCAggtccaaaaataaaaatggctatgAAGCCGGCAAAAAAGATCACGAAGACTTTTTTACACCCCAACAGCATGACAAATCTAAAAAGCCTAAAAaggacaagaaaaacaaaaaatctaagcAGCCTCTCTACAGCAGCATTGTCACTGTGGAGGCTTCTAAGCCAAATGGACAGAGGTATGATAGTGTCAATGAGAAGCTGTCAGACAGCCCAAGCATGGGGCGATACAGATCCGTTAATGGTGGGCCGGGCAGTCCTGACCTGGCAAGGCATTACAAATCTAGTTCCCCATTGCCTACTGTTCAGCTTCATCCCCAGTCACCAACTGCAGGAAAAAAACACCAGGCCGTACAAGATCTACCACCAGCCAACACATTTGTGGGAGCAGGAGACAACATTTCAATTGGATCAGATCACTGCTCTGAGTACAGCTGTCAAACCAATAACAAGTACAGCAAACAG